CCTCTGGCGCGCCGGCGTCATCGGCACTTCTGCGCCGGCCGATAGGCTCGCATCGCAATGCTTTCGAACGTCAAAGCGGCACTGCCACCCGATGTAGGTTTTGCTTTGCCACTTCAAACCGGAAATTGTCGTATGCCGGCTGGGTTTAGACGATAGGCACCGGACGATTTTCCCCTAAGGGTTTCAGTGAAACCACTTTTGCCACGGCGATTGCGAGATCAAACATCAACGGCAGCATCAGCAATTTGGGACAAGCGACCGTCGACGAGCGTTAGGTCCAGAGCTCCGCATGCCAGTACGGCCAAATCCCATCGCCGGCGCGCCAATTTCGGATCGATCGCACCAAGCATCCGGGCTTCGAAAGCCTCCCCTTCCTCGGCGCGTAAAAGCGTAAGGTCAAAATCAAGGCCGAGATTTCAGCTTACCGCTTCAATTGAAATCGGGAAGCAAAAGCCACAGCAGAAATGACCCGCAACTATCAGCGCCGGCGCGACCGCTTCCGCGTCAATCTTACCAAGGCATCCGGTCTTTGAAAAACCAGCTCACCTCCTGGGGCGAAAGGCGCGGAGCGTTGGTTTGGCGCACCGAGTTCTTGCGAGCTGACGCTAAGATAGATCCGCGCTGCTTCATGAACTCTCAGTAGTCAAAAAGCGCTTCAATGTCTTTCTTGCCGAGCCGCGGAAGCAAAATCAGATCGGCATGGTCTTCATCGGTGAGTTCCTGCCAGGACCCATCACCCCAACGCAGCTCCCTCGTCCCGAAGGCTCGGTCGTACTCGTAGATTCCGTAGCTCGGCTTCAGCAGCTTCTATTCGCGAGCGAGCCGCGAGCCGGGCTTTACCAACGCCAGGCAGTAGGTGGGTTCGGTCGGTGGTGTCGTCATAGTGGCGGTCTCCGGCGTCGCGCCCAGATTATGTGCTTAGCTCGAAAATGGAAGTGGCGACCGCGATGAACCACCATGTTGTCAGCAACTGACCTAGCCAATCGGAAATTTGGATCAGGCGATCGCATACACGTTGGCGGCAAAGCGGCGGCGCGGTACGGTTACGATCTCTCGTCATCTCGAAGCGCTCACGTCGCGGCCGCAGACCACCTAATCGGCTGGTTCCTTGCGGGTTTTAGGCAACGTATCCACAAACCGTTCATGCTGCGGACCGTCCAATGTGACCGCATCTATGTTCTCGCAGGACCGAACCTTGAGGCGCAGTGGGATGTTGTTGCCTGGACCAAGTTGGTTCATGAGCCAGCCTACGCAGTCGGCCTCGTCTCCCGGTGGGTGCTCATGACAAGCCATCACATGTCCTGCGTCGTGCAGGGATCCCGGCTCGGCAATCGTCCTCGCAAGTGCGTGATGCAGCGTTTCAGTGTAGCCATGCGGAATATCGTGAGGGTCGGTTGATACTTTCCACGGGCACTTGTCGCACTGCCGAATTCGTCTTTGGACGCCGATTGACACCGTGAAGACCAACAGCGAGAAGATTGGCTACAAACCGCGGCGCCGCAAGCCGGGCAAGCGGACGGATTTTATGAACGATCCGGCCGTCATTGCTCGGCGTCGACAGGCGCTTTCCCAGCAAGGTGCGGTGGAGCAAGGGCAACCCTACCCGGCACAGTTCAATGGAGGATAAACTCGGATTGCCTGTCTGATTCCAGCTTTAAACAGGCAGCCCACAAGGGTGTCTTGTGGTAGGTTCCGCCCTGCCAAATGGTCAGCCCCTCGCGCTCTTCGTGCAGCAATCCCAACCAGCACAGCGGGCGAATGAATCGTAGCGGAGCGCCGACCTTTCCGCCCAGGTTTCGACAGTCATTTCTGCTGGCTCCGGGTACGATTCGCTCGGGTATAGCTCGTTCGCCAGGTCGTCCAACGAACAGCCCGTTTCTGCTTTCATGTTGATAAGATTGAGAAAGACGTGCCACCAACGCATCCGATTGCGGACAGCCTCCCGCGTCTGCCCGTAGTGGATATAAGCATAAAGATAATCCGTCGCGATCAGATCGAAGAAGGCCTGCGGTCTCACCAGAAAGTCTCGGCCGCGTTGGGTTGGTACCAGTACGTCCTTTCGCCGCCGAAGAAGCCGCAAGTGCTTGAGCATGTCGCGGACGACCAAAAGCGGCGGCATATCGGCTTCGTTCAGAACCTTGCTGACGCTGTACAAGTCGTCCGACGTGTGGCCGGGCCAATCGAAGTGAACAGCGGCCCAGTGGACGAACTTGCGGTTCATCGCCCCCGACGCGGTCAGACCGATCCCTCCTTGGGTCTCGGCGTAGGAAACAGTCATGACCATGCCACGAAACAGTGGCGACAGCGCGGCTACATCGACGTCACCCATCAGCCTGATTTCCGGAAGCATCGCGAGATCCTGGCCCTGCACATTCAGCTGCCTGCAACATCTACCAGGAACGCAATAATTGAAACCGAGAAAGCTAAAGCCGAAGGGGTGCCCTTCACCCGCCCCCTCCCTTCCCTTGCAACCCGGCCCAGCCGGCCCGGTCGGGGGCTTGCCTCAGCGCAAGTGGACATGCCGAGTGTCGTATTTCTAAATGGCTGAAGACGTATCCAAAGTGACATTTTAACTTTGCCCAACGGCGGACAGTTCAACCTGGCCGCCACATTATGGTTTAACATACCGCATAGAGAAATGAGATCGGCGGGATCATGCCGGCTCCCAGGGGTTGATGATGTCTAGTCCAGCTGCCTCGAACGGACTGGTATCGCGCGTAGCAACCATAAAGCCATGCGCAACCGCCGTTGCGGCGATATAGCCATCCGCCTTGCCGATGACCTTGCCTGACGTTTTCGCTTGCGCCATCAGGTCCGCATAACTTCGCGACGCGTCCAAGTCGAAGGGAAGAACGCGCCCTGCGAGGGCCGGCAAGACCTCTCCTTCCAAGCGATTCTGAAAGATCGTGCGTCGCTTGCCTGCCGGCATGGCCGCCAAGCCGAAACGCAGTTCGGCCACCGTAATCGCGGACAAATACAGTGTTTCAATCATCTGCGCATCGATCCAGGCCAACACAGCGCGGTCCGGCTCGGCCTTCCACAATTCGGATATGACGTTGGTGTCGAGCACGATCATTCGAAGCTCATCGGTTCAGCAGGAGTCTTGTCACGGAGCTGGTTGAAATGCTCCGCTTCGGCATCCGTCAGCCCTCCAGCTTCATGGGCAATAGACGCCAATAAAGAGCCGAGTTTGACCCGCTCCGGGGGCCGGACAGTCGTTTCTAGGATGTCGCGGATCTCGGCTTCGGTGCTGCGGCCATGCATTGCTGCTCGTACGCGTAGCGCTCGGTGCACCTCGTCGGGTAGGTTCCTAACGGTCACATTTGCCATGATGGCTTCCCTTCAATGAAGATATCAAAGATAGCATTATATATCCAGCGCTATCATACCGCAATATCTCATGGAAGATTTCGCCAATACTTTAGCTGCTCTAATCGATTATAGTTGTGATCAGCAGTTTTCCAGAGGTTTACTTGCCTCTCAAGTACCGCGTAAAAAAGCCCTAGCACCGATTCGGTAGCTTATCCCCTGTCTTTCACGTGCTCGCGGTTCGTGGCGCCGAGTGGACGATCAAAGACCGCCAGCCCGCTCACCGGCAGGTCGGCAGTAGTGCCTTGGGGCCGGTTGGCAAGCCACTGGAGTATGACAATGTCGAAGGAAGCGGGTAAGGGCGATAATCACGGAGGCGGCCCCGGGAAGATCGAAATCATCGTCGTGGTGAACGGCCAGCCTACGCAGGTCGAAGCCAATCCCAACCAGCCGCTACACGTCGTTCGCACCAAAGCCCTTGAGAACACGCAAAACGTGGCCCAACCTGCCGAGAACTGGGAGTTCAAGGACGAGGCCGGCACGCTGCTCGACGCCGACAAGAAAATCGGTGATTTCGGATTCGCCAACACTGGAACCCTGTTCCTCAGCTTGAAGGCGGGTGTCGCAGGTGCCTGAACTCCAAACTGTGGACCCGAAGGTCTCTCGAGCGAAGTTTGATCGGGAGATCAGCCGGTTCCGCGCATATGCAGATGCCTATAGGATGCAAGGCTGCTTTCTGATCGAGGAGAGCTTCCCGAGCGCTTTCTTCATATTTGCGAGCCCAAAGGTAAAGCCGCGCGTTATCGGCGCGGCCATCGAGATCGACTTCACCAACTACGATCTCAGACCACTGTCTGTGGTCTTCGTCGATCCGTTTACACGTCAGCCGATTGCCCGGAAGGACCTTCCCCTGAATATGTTAAGGCGTCCGCAACTGCCCGGAACCCCGACGGAAATGATTTCAAATCTTATCCAGCAGAACGCGGTATCATTGACCGATTTCATTCAAGCCAACAGTCTCGAGGACCAACCATTCCTATGCATGGCTGGAGTCCGGGAATACCACGATAATCCAGCGCACTCAGGTGACCCATGGCTACTTCATCGGGGTTCTGGCGAAGGCTGTTTGGCCTTCATCCTGGACAAGATCATCAAATACGGGACCGGCCCTGCGGAGCAACTGCAGATTCACCTTCAGGTCGCGTTGGGAGGACTGCTAGTACCACCTCAGGCCATTCCAGAATGAGCGCGTTAGAGGATGTCAGGACAGTCGCCCTCCCCCGAGACTGCGTGTCCACAGTACAGGCGCATCTGCGGTCGGTTGGACAGCAGGGCCATGAAGGGATGGCACTCTGGGTCGGCGTCCAGCAAGACCAGCATTTTGTCATAGCGGAGACAGTGATCCCGGCGCAGCGCCACATCCGAACAAGTGATGGCGTCTGTGTGATGGTCCCTGCCGAAGAACTGCACCGGCTCAATGTCTGGCTCTACAAACGTGGCCTGACGCTTCTGGCGCAGATCCATAGTCATCCGGGCCGCGCCTATCACTCGACGACCGATGACGCCTATGCGGTCGCTACCACGATTGGGTGTCTGTCGCTGGTAGTGCCGAATTTCGCTCGGGAGCCTTTCGATTTTGCTCATGTTGCCGCCTACCGACTTGACGCTAAGGCGAATTGGAATGAGGTCCCGTCCGCGGTCCTGACGCGAATGATCACGATAACGAGTTGACGATGGCCCTTGCTAATTTCATCGACCGCGCCGCGACGGCGGCATCTCAGGTCCTGACCGATTTTCATCTGGGCGACTTCAAAGCGGCTCTTGAAAAGCAGGTCGTGGCCGTCGCCTTCGACGATCAGGCCGCTTCCTGCGCCGAAGGCCAGGCGACGCTAGATCTTGCGGTGAGGTTGCTTGCCAGACTGTATCCGGTTCTGGCAATACTCCCCTTGGACAGTGCGTCGAGCTTTCAAGCCCAGGCGCTGGAGCGATTGGCAAAGTCGATCAATCCAAAAATCGGCATTCGGCGTTCCGGCAAGTCCGCCATGGTCTGCCTAGTTGCAGGCGCGACGCGGCCATCTCTGCGGTGCACAACCTTTTTCATCGGATCGGACGGTTGGGCGGCAAAGCTGTCGCGTACGGACCCGGTGGGCTCTGGCTCGAGTTTGCTCCCCTATGGAGCTGGCGCCGCCAGTTGCTTCGGCGCCGCCAACGTCTTTCGAACCATCTTCGCCGCCCAGTTAACCGGCGCCGAGTTGGACCCGGACATTGACCTCTCGTTATACAGCTACAACAAGACCAAAGCTCGCGATGCTCGCCCGGTTGACCTTCCTGTCGACCTTGGCGAAACGCACCTCGTTGGGCTCGGCGCGATAGGCCATGGCGCGCTTTGGGCTCTGGCGAGACAATCCGGCCTCTCGGGTCGCCTGCATGTCGTCGACCACGAAGCGGTCGAACTCTCAAACCTGCAGCGCTACGTATTGGCCGGCCAAGCGGAGATCGGCATGTCCAAGGCGGTTCTTGCAACCACCGCCCTTCGATCGACCGCTTTAGAGGTCGAAGCGCATCCGCTGAAGTGGGCAGAACATGTCGCGCGCCGGGGAGACTGGATTTTCGATCGAGTGGGTGTGGCGCTTGACACAGCCGCCGACCGTCTCGCTGTCCAAGGTGCTCTGCCCCGATGGATCGCGAATGCGTGGACGCAGGAACACGACCTCGGCATCTCGCGGCATGGTTTCGATGACGGCCAGGCATGCCTTTGTTGCATGTACATGCCGTCTGGAAAATCCAAGGACGAGCATCAGCTGATTGCCGAGGAACTCGGGATACCGGAAACACACGAGCAGGTGAAAGCGCTATTGCAGACTAACGCCGGCGTTCCCAACGACTTCGTGGTTCGAGTGGCTACGGCGATGGGCGTGCCTTTTGAGCCGCTCGCCCCGTTTGTTGGCCAACCTCTCCGTTCCTTCTATCAGCAGGCTATCTGCGGCGGTCTGGTATTCCAGCTTAGCGATGGAAGTCGTCTCGTTCGAACCGTGGTTCCGATGGCCTTTCAGTCAGCGCTTGCCGGGATCATGCTCGCCGCGGAGCTGGTCAAACATAGTGCGGGTTTTCCCATGAGCCCAACGACAAGCACTCGCGTGAATCTTCTGCGGCCCCTTGGATCTCACTTACATGACCCGAAAGCCAAAGACTCGAGCGGCCGCTGCATCTGTAGCGACGAAGATTTCATCTCGGCCTATAGGCGCAAATACGGCAACAGCGTTGAACCGCTGAGCAACATATCCGCTACCTAAGCAGAAGCGGACGTCGCCGTTGCCGCGGACGGGGCGGCAGGGTGTGTGCGTGACAATGTCGGCGCCACTATGACACGCTCGGCCTTTTTCTCTGTCTCCGATCGTTCCA
The window above is part of the Sinorhizobium fredii NGR234 genome. Proteins encoded here:
- a CDS encoding DUF6283 family protein; the protein is MSIGVQRRIRQCDKCPWKVSTDPHDIPHGYTETLHHALARTIAEPGSLHDAGHVMACHEHPPGDEADCVGWLMNQLGPGNNIPLRLKVRSCENIDAVTLDGPQHERFVDTLPKTRKEPAD
- a CDS encoding type II toxin-antitoxin system VapC family toxin, yielding MIVLDTNVISELWKAEPDRAVLAWIDAQMIETLYLSAITVAELRFGLAAMPAGKRRTIFQNRLEGEVLPALAGRVLPFDLDASRSYADLMAQAKTSGKVIGKADGYIAATAVAHGFMVATRDTSPFEAAGLDIINPWEPA
- a CDS encoding FitA-like ribbon-helix-helix domain-containing protein produces the protein MANVTVRNLPDEVHRALRVRAAMHGRSTEAEIRDILETTVRPPERVKLGSLLASIAHEAGGLTDAEAEHFNQLRDKTPAEPMSFE
- a CDS encoding DUF2604 domain-containing protein, translated to MSKEAGKGDNHGGGPGKIEIIVVVNGQPTQVEANPNQPLHVVRTKALENTQNVAQPAENWEFKDEAGTLLDADKKIGDFGFANTGTLFLSLKAGVAGA
- a CDS encoding putative metal-binding protein produces the protein MPELQTVDPKVSRAKFDREISRFRAYADAYRMQGCFLIEESFPSAFFIFASPKVKPRVIGAAIEIDFTNYDLRPLSVVFVDPFTRQPIARKDLPLNMLRRPQLPGTPTEMISNLIQQNAVSLTDFIQANSLEDQPFLCMAGVREYHDNPAHSGDPWLLHRGSGEGCLAFILDKIIKYGTGPAEQLQIHLQVALGGLLVPPQAIPE
- a CDS encoding Mov34/MPN/PAD-1 family protein codes for the protein MALWVGVQQDQHFVIAETVIPAQRHIRTSDGVCVMVPAEELHRLNVWLYKRGLTLLAQIHSHPGRAYHSTTDDAYAVATTIGCLSLVVPNFAREPFDFAHVAAYRLDAKANWNEVPSAVLTRMITITS
- a CDS encoding E2 ligase fold family C protein, translating into MALANFIDRAATAASQVLTDFHLGDFKAALEKQVVAVAFDDQAASCAEGQATLDLAVRLLARLYPVLAILPLDSASSFQAQALERLAKSINPKIGIRRSGKSAMVCLVAGATRPSLRCTTFFIGSDGWAAKLSRTDPVGSGSSLLPYGAGAASCFGAANVFRTIFAAQLTGAELDPDIDLSLYSYNKTKARDARPVDLPVDLGETHLVGLGAIGHGALWALARQSGLSGRLHVVDHEAVELSNLQRYVLAGQAEIGMSKAVLATTALRSTALEVEAHPLKWAEHVARRGDWIFDRVGVALDTAADRLAVQGALPRWIANAWTQEHDLGISRHGFDDGQACLCCMYMPSGKSKDEHQLIAEELGIPETHEQVKALLQTNAGVPNDFVVRVATAMGVPFEPLAPFVGQPLRSFYQQAICGGLVFQLSDGSRLVRTVVPMAFQSALAGIMLAAELVKHSAGFPMSPTTSTRVNLLRPLGSHLHDPKAKDSSGRCICSDEDFISAYRRKYGNSVEPLSNISAT